A window of Pirellula sp. SH-Sr6A contains these coding sequences:
- a CDS encoding acyltransferase family protein, whose translation MVESLKEDSASELSVKWNEGLHLPELDGIRGFAILIVTLYRYCKEMDPTASTALAWIKRLSPLGERGVDLFFVLSGFLITGILLRTRDRPHYFRNFMVRRALRIFPLYILALIVCLYVVPRLGGPSSFQVAAGEQVYLWTYISNLRMAWVNEWCFGPLDHFWSLAVEEHFYLIWPAIVYWIAPKRLFRLCLAWVVLVLVARTFLARDADYGVAVDVHTFFRSDALSLGGMAAIAIYANYQPKVLKTAAAILAPLLFVVGIAIAWTGKRYFAIPNTLIPILFVCVLYWMMHRSKHDVWNRITRWSPLRSLGKYSYGMYVIQLPLVTLIPASSVLQWVPGSGSALVWFYLFYVWILFGLTYVLAWLSYHCFEKHFLAIKKRFA comes from the coding sequence ATGGTCGAGTCTCTCAAGGAAGACAGCGCAAGCGAACTGTCTGTGAAATGGAACGAGGGGCTGCACCTTCCAGAGTTGGATGGAATTCGCGGTTTTGCGATCCTTATCGTTACCTTGTACCGCTATTGCAAGGAAATGGATCCGACGGCGAGCACGGCGCTGGCTTGGATCAAGCGATTGTCTCCTCTTGGAGAGAGAGGAGTCGATCTCTTCTTTGTTTTGTCGGGGTTCTTGATCACCGGTATCTTGCTCCGTACTCGCGATCGACCGCATTATTTCCGTAACTTTATGGTTCGCCGGGCTCTTCGGATTTTCCCCCTCTATATCCTGGCATTGATCGTTTGCTTGTACGTTGTCCCGCGACTTGGGGGGCCTTCGTCTTTTCAAGTCGCTGCAGGGGAGCAGGTGTATTTGTGGACATACATTTCGAACCTTCGAATGGCTTGGGTGAATGAATGGTGTTTTGGGCCGCTCGATCATTTCTGGTCGTTAGCGGTCGAAGAGCACTTTTACTTGATCTGGCCGGCGATCGTGTATTGGATCGCACCGAAGCGACTGTTCAGGCTTTGTCTCGCTTGGGTCGTTTTGGTGCTCGTGGCGAGGACCTTCTTGGCTAGGGATGCCGATTACGGAGTGGCCGTGGACGTCCACACGTTTTTCCGCTCCGATGCCCTATCTCTCGGAGGTATGGCCGCGATTGCCATCTATGCCAACTACCAGCCTAAAGTGTTGAAGACGGCGGCTGCAATTCTCGCTCCCCTGTTGTTTGTGGTTGGGATCGCCATTGCATGGACGGGCAAACGGTACTTTGCCATCCCGAATACCCTCATTCCAATACTCTTTGTCTGCGTGCTCTACTGGATGATGCATAGGTCGAAGCACGACGTATGGAATCGTATCACCCGTTGGTCCCCATTAAGATCGCTCGGCAAGTACAGCTATGGGATGTACGTCATTCAGTTACCGTTGGTGACTCTCATACCGGCATCTTCCGTGCTGCAATGGGTGCCAGGCTCGGGTTCGGCGCTCGTTTGGTTTTATCTGTTCTATGTGTGGATTCTGTTCGGATTGACGTATGTTCTCGCGTGGCTTTCGTATCACTGCTTTGAGAAGCATTTCTTGGCGATAAAGAAGCGTTTTGCATAA
- a CDS encoding 1-acyl-sn-glycerol-3-phosphate acyltransferase, translating to MRNAVAMQDIIIEKPYQFVPPHRGNWLPWSILKLGLVKRYLRKAEGVVSVRLHGIDHLKESKRRGHGILLAPNHCRYADPLVMSYVAEEAQTLFYAMASWHLFEQSRFQRWAISTMGAFSVYREGLDRQSLDLAVEILSGTERPLVVFPEGTVFRTNDRLQPLLDGVAFMARTAAKRRSKEGDGKVVIHPVAIKYVFHGDLEKAVDPTLDALEKRLTWLKLKEAPLLPRIHRMMKAMLSLKEIEYLGSSQTGTFEERQQRLIDHLLSPLEAEWLGKSFPENGLIPRIKSLRMKIVPELATGEITESERERRWIQLSQIYLAQQIASYPVDYLVSPTTDTRILETIERLEEDLTDRANVHGPLEAIIEIDEAIEVPTERVPRGEEDPVMKQLRERLQSMLDRLSTEANSISIS from the coding sequence ATGAGAAATGCGGTTGCGATGCAAGACATCATTATTGAGAAGCCGTACCAATTCGTACCTCCCCACCGCGGGAACTGGTTGCCTTGGTCGATTCTGAAGCTTGGACTGGTGAAGCGATACCTAAGAAAAGCGGAGGGGGTCGTCTCCGTGCGGCTTCACGGTATCGATCATTTGAAGGAGTCCAAACGGCGTGGGCATGGGATCCTGCTTGCACCGAACCACTGTCGGTATGCCGACCCGCTCGTGATGAGTTATGTCGCGGAGGAGGCACAGACGCTGTTTTATGCCATGGCAAGCTGGCATTTGTTTGAGCAATCCCGTTTTCAGCGATGGGCCATTTCGACGATGGGGGCGTTTAGCGTTTATCGCGAGGGCCTGGACCGTCAGTCGCTTGATTTGGCCGTGGAGATTCTGTCCGGTACCGAGCGCCCCTTGGTGGTTTTTCCGGAAGGAACGGTCTTTCGTACCAATGATCGACTGCAGCCCCTGCTCGATGGAGTCGCGTTCATGGCTCGCACGGCTGCCAAAAGGCGATCGAAAGAAGGTGACGGGAAAGTCGTGATCCATCCGGTGGCGATCAAGTACGTGTTCCACGGTGATTTGGAAAAGGCAGTCGATCCCACTTTGGATGCGTTGGAAAAGCGGTTGACCTGGCTCAAGCTCAAGGAGGCGCCGTTATTGCCAAGAATCCATCGAATGATGAAGGCCATGTTGAGCCTGAAGGAAATTGAATACCTAGGAAGTTCGCAGACAGGTACGTTTGAAGAGCGACAGCAACGGTTGATCGACCACCTTCTAAGTCCCTTAGAGGCGGAGTGGCTCGGCAAGTCGTTTCCGGAAAATGGACTGATTCCGCGGATTAAATCGCTTCGAATGAAAATCGTCCCGGAGCTTGCGACAGGAGAGATTACGGAATCCGAGCGAGAACGCCGATGGATCCAGCTGTCCCAAATTTATTTGGCGCAGCAGATCGCCTCGTATCCAGTGGATTACCTCGTTTCTCCGACGACGGACACGCGGATTCTGGAAACGATCGAACGATTGGAGGAGGACCTCACCGATCGAGCGAACGTTCATGGCCCGCTCGAGGCCATTATCGAGATCGACGAGGCGATTGAAGTTCCGACCGAACGCGTACCGCGAGGTGAGGAAGATCCTGTCATGAAGCAACTTCGAGAAAGATTGCAATCCATGCTTGACCGACTCTCCACGGAAGCCAACAGCATCAGCATTTCTTAG
- a CDS encoding peptidylprolyl isomerase, with amino-acid sequence MIRTLIRSHHSSPTAIPFSSNAIWRGLVFVTGRCRHAARMGVVLLFPVSAAYAQVQPPTVDSTRPSIRWDDGSVRLYDGQDHSGHDHAGHSHPLGEETREERALKAKMTPEQRAEFDRKKAEAKSREAQARESRFAFIPDEDNSEEAKAYRVAYAEFQKAVTELIMAMNRHSLAYEINDAKQKELDDLWNSALSNCHEARRIWIEQCAKTYLSDKQKYASLGLSLKEMFLFDTQLDRVDAWTTSLASMLELEPSLLDGELLLELVSACIANQEYDLAIAAGDILKQKQELVESQLLFLSNLPRMKETWEKEKAKREEESQRDNNPKIELATSKGRVVIELFEDDAPEAVANIIYLTERGYYNRKSFFRVEQHMVAQTGCEKGDGTGDAGYTIRGEATSESYRPHLRGSCAIALGAKDGGPDPDSGSSQFYIAFTALEHLNGKYTVFGRVIEGMENVALFRQMNLADEEEKKSQKNPDFIIEAKVLRKRDHEYKPTPVRGKLFR; translated from the coding sequence ATGATCAGAACCTTGATTCGCTCCCACCATTCATCGCCAACTGCGATTCCTTTTTCCTCGAACGCCATCTGGAGAGGGTTGGTTTTTGTCACGGGCCGCTGCCGTCACGCGGCTCGGATGGGGGTGGTGTTACTGTTTCCCGTTTCCGCTGCGTACGCGCAGGTCCAGCCACCGACTGTCGACTCAACTCGGCCCAGTATTCGCTGGGACGACGGCAGTGTTCGGCTATATGACGGGCAGGATCATAGCGGTCATGATCATGCTGGACATTCGCATCCGTTGGGTGAGGAGACCCGCGAAGAACGCGCGTTGAAGGCGAAGATGACTCCCGAACAACGCGCGGAGTTCGATCGAAAGAAGGCGGAAGCGAAATCGCGTGAAGCTCAGGCGAGAGAGTCGCGATTCGCCTTCATCCCGGATGAAGACAATTCGGAGGAGGCCAAAGCCTACCGGGTGGCGTATGCCGAGTTTCAAAAGGCGGTAACGGAATTGATCATGGCCATGAATCGACATTCGCTGGCCTACGAGATCAACGATGCCAAGCAAAAGGAGCTGGATGATCTGTGGAACTCTGCTCTCTCGAATTGCCACGAAGCCCGTCGCATTTGGATTGAGCAATGCGCGAAGACTTATCTGTCCGATAAACAAAAGTACGCATCTCTTGGGCTCTCGCTGAAAGAGATGTTCTTATTCGATACTCAGCTCGATCGCGTCGATGCTTGGACGACCTCGCTCGCTTCGATGCTCGAACTGGAACCTAGCCTCTTGGACGGAGAGCTTCTCCTTGAACTCGTGTCCGCTTGTATCGCGAATCAAGAATACGACTTAGCGATAGCCGCTGGAGATATACTGAAACAGAAGCAGGAGCTGGTAGAATCCCAGCTTCTATTCCTCAGCAACTTGCCACGCATGAAAGAGACTTGGGAAAAAGAGAAAGCGAAACGTGAAGAGGAGAGCCAACGGGATAATAACCCAAAGATTGAGTTGGCTACTTCCAAGGGAAGGGTTGTGATCGAGCTTTTTGAAGACGATGCCCCCGAAGCGGTTGCGAATATTATCTATCTCACGGAACGGGGATACTACAACCGCAAGTCCTTTTTTCGGGTTGAGCAGCACATGGTAGCGCAAACCGGATGTGAAAAAGGAGACGGCACAGGCGACGCCGGTTACACCATCCGAGGTGAGGCAACTTCAGAGTCGTATCGTCCGCATTTGCGAGGGAGCTGCGCCATTGCGCTTGGGGCGAAAGATGGCGGACCGGATCCTGATAGCGGGAGCTCGCAGTTCTATATTGCGTTCACCGCACTGGAACACTTGAACGGCAAGTACACGGTGTTTGGGCGGGTGATCGAGGGTATGGAGAATGTCGCTTTGTTTCGCCAGATGAATCTAGCCGATGAAGAAGAGAAAAAATCCCAGAAGAACCCTGACTTTATTATTGAAGCCAAGGTGCTCCGAAAACGCGACCACGAATACAAACCTACTCCTGTGCGTGGGAAGCTTTTCCGCTGA
- a CDS encoding RsmD family RNA methyltransferase, whose protein sequence is MEKTNLRIIGGEFRSRKIQFAVDPRTRPMKDRTREAVMNLLGGTLPESIAFDLFAGTGILAFEALSRGSSAAVLFEILRGAAQDIAKNAKTLGVEDSLVVIQNDVLRWSASMDRNLPLLRLPELPWVVFCCPPYAFWEEDSDGMRTLLQNWVQSAPYGSLFAIELEERTPLDFLPQELEWDVRTYKPARMAIGEKYPPAQES, encoded by the coding sequence TTGGAAAAAACAAACCTTCGAATCATCGGCGGAGAATTTCGGTCGCGAAAGATCCAATTCGCGGTCGATCCGAGAACTCGACCGATGAAGGATCGGACTCGCGAAGCTGTCATGAACTTGCTCGGAGGTACGCTTCCGGAGTCGATTGCGTTCGATCTTTTCGCGGGGACTGGAATTCTGGCATTCGAGGCACTCTCGAGAGGCTCCTCCGCCGCAGTCCTGTTCGAGATCTTGCGAGGTGCCGCACAAGACATCGCGAAGAATGCGAAGACCCTAGGAGTCGAAGACAGCTTGGTCGTGATCCAAAACGACGTCTTGCGATGGAGCGCTTCGATGGACCGAAATCTGCCACTTCTGCGGCTCCCCGAGTTGCCTTGGGTCGTTTTCTGCTGCCCTCCCTACGCGTTTTGGGAAGAGGATTCCGATGGCATGCGAACCCTGCTGCAGAACTGGGTACAGTCCGCTCCCTATGGATCGCTCTTCGCGATTGAGCTGGAGGAACGCACTCCACTTGACTTCCTGCCGCAAGAGCTGGAGTGGGATGTCCGCACCTACAAACCAGCTCGGATGGCGATAGGCGAAAAATATCCTCCAGCGCAAGAGTCTTAA
- a CDS encoding N-formylglutamate amidohydrolase: MRSQNQPPAYFSPRSGKPWTYPLVLLFALCVTSNSFAQSQPPPEPTRSAPVPSPTQTTPDLEKLVLVGKGTIPILISAPHGGSLGFPGVAPREGKGLQTGPSGFFVGRDGGTQELAMEVVEAIAEEFGAKPYFVISATHRKYLDPNRPSSIAFENEAMQSVYNRYHHSMASFTEEILNEHQQGLLLDLHGQGSRRDTVFRGTSNGKTVTRLIRDFGRSAHEGSDSFFGLLKSAGWIVHPDPFEGKEQAGFTGGYIVQTYGSHQAVGIDAMQLEFGAVYRTKESRSRIASELVKAIAQYSELYLPKWSSKRAQPAQTGR, encoded by the coding sequence ATGCGTAGCCAGAACCAGCCCCCGGCATACTTTTCGCCACGGTCGGGGAAGCCCTGGACCTACCCCCTTGTCTTGCTTTTTGCTCTTTGCGTTACGTCGAACTCGTTCGCCCAGAGCCAGCCACCTCCCGAGCCCACTCGCTCTGCTCCCGTCCCTAGTCCCACCCAAACAACCCCTGACCTCGAGAAACTGGTTCTGGTGGGTAAAGGGACTATTCCCATCCTCATTTCCGCGCCGCACGGTGGATCGCTTGGGTTCCCTGGCGTTGCCCCTCGCGAAGGGAAGGGACTTCAAACCGGCCCGAGCGGTTTTTTCGTCGGTCGCGATGGCGGAACCCAAGAATTAGCGATGGAGGTGGTCGAAGCCATTGCGGAAGAGTTTGGAGCGAAGCCTTACTTTGTTATCTCCGCCACCCATCGCAAGTACTTGGATCCGAATCGCCCTTCCTCGATCGCTTTCGAAAACGAGGCGATGCAATCGGTCTACAATCGCTATCACCATTCGATGGCGAGCTTCACCGAAGAAATACTCAACGAGCACCAGCAAGGTCTTCTGCTCGACCTACACGGCCAAGGTTCTCGCCGCGACACCGTCTTTCGAGGAACGAGTAATGGTAAGACCGTCACGCGATTGATTCGGGACTTCGGTCGATCCGCGCACGAAGGGAGCGACAGTTTCTTCGGCTTGTTAAAGTCCGCGGGCTGGATCGTTCACCCGGATCCATTCGAAGGAAAAGAGCAAGCTGGGTTTACGGGCGGCTACATCGTACAGACCTATGGAAGTCACCAAGCGGTAGGGATCGATGCGATGCAGCTTGAATTTGGAGCCGTTTACCGAACCAAAGAAAGCCGATCGAGAATCGCCTCCGAACTGGTAAAAGCCATCGCCCAATACAGCGAGCTCTATCTTCCCAAATGGAGTTCCAAACGAGCCCAACCCGCCCAAACGGGACGCTAG
- a CDS encoding glycosyltransferase family 61 protein codes for MKEYDPNDFANRLIRHKKYLIPAASLMPWLPREPAPKTFATLEEACNKIVLAEAAEVPETTVKVFLDGGVHEWKVPGVLEHEQSLYVLPGGGCVGRNGCLRSSDQRAIRDTAFMGKYGVEGVKAFSRLDPRHWIHRQRGNLTARRSIPTPQRVPGSAISMNNCSCHNFFHWLTEVAPRALAAMQFGNEEAMTYIVDHRSAYQREILQLLGTKPSQWIQPHSHLHLQPDQLLWCNEPTSHLLSEFAARIQLTGRPTKSLPRKIYISRRKAAHRNLINEQEVDSQLRSEGFECYDFEALPIQSQIELISAADSIVALHGAALAHLIFASPGTQVVEIFPASRQNYDLYPRISRMRGLRHSLVLASQSKHRQQIHVRCNDLFRALQES; via the coding sequence ATGAAGGAGTACGATCCGAACGATTTTGCCAATCGCTTGATTCGACACAAAAAGTATCTGATCCCTGCTGCCAGCTTGATGCCGTGGCTTCCTCGCGAGCCCGCTCCAAAAACCTTTGCGACGCTGGAAGAGGCCTGCAATAAAATCGTGCTCGCTGAAGCTGCTGAGGTACCGGAAACAACCGTTAAGGTTTTTCTCGATGGTGGCGTGCACGAGTGGAAAGTGCCGGGAGTGCTGGAGCATGAGCAATCGCTCTATGTCTTACCAGGCGGTGGTTGCGTGGGTCGAAATGGATGCCTTCGTTCATCGGATCAACGTGCTATCCGCGACACGGCGTTCATGGGCAAATATGGCGTCGAAGGTGTGAAAGCCTTCTCCAGGCTAGATCCTCGGCATTGGATCCATCGCCAGCGAGGAAACCTCACGGCGCGCCGATCTATTCCGACACCGCAACGAGTTCCCGGCTCCGCCATCTCGATGAACAACTGCAGCTGCCACAATTTTTTTCACTGGCTAACCGAAGTCGCTCCCCGCGCTTTGGCCGCAATGCAGTTCGGGAACGAGGAGGCGATGACGTATATTGTTGATCATCGCAGCGCCTACCAACGGGAGATACTTCAACTCCTTGGGACCAAGCCTTCGCAGTGGATTCAACCGCACAGCCACCTTCATCTCCAGCCGGATCAGCTTTTGTGGTGCAACGAACCGACTTCGCATTTGCTAAGCGAATTCGCAGCCCGAATCCAACTCACCGGGAGACCGACGAAGTCCCTGCCTAGGAAAATCTACATCAGCAGAAGAAAGGCGGCGCACCGGAATCTGATCAATGAGCAAGAGGTCGATTCGCAATTGCGGTCCGAAGGATTTGAATGTTACGACTTCGAAGCTTTACCCATCCAATCCCAAATCGAACTGATCTCTGCCGCGGATTCGATCGTCGCATTGCACGGCGCGGCGCTCGCCCACCTGATTTTCGCCTCGCCGGGTACCCAGGTGGTTGAGATCTTCCCTGCATCGAGGCAGAACTACGACCTCTATCCACGAATCAGCAGGATGCGCGGGCTGCGACATTCCTTAGTTCTCGCGAGCCAGTCGAAGCACCGTCAGCAAATCCACGTGCGGTGCAACGACTTGTTCCGTGCGTTGCAGGAGTCGTAG